One genomic region from Magnetofaba australis IT-1 encodes:
- a CDS encoding nucleotidyltransferase domain-containing protein, whose protein sequence is MGNTHDSITTHPVLRALRDPAQVPLLSIAQRDDLYRTLRLEGLLPHLGARLRDQHAEAWGQLPERERDLLTGAIAFADDRERMLWWEANRIRRALADCAFKPVLLKGAAYALAGLPNARGRLAADVDILVAEAELAAAEAAFLAHGWEHVKLDEYDQRYYREWMHELPPLRHKGRLTELDVHHTILPRTARLKPDAAQLLAQAVPLNDDPAWRGFTRLSDCDLVLHAATHLFHDGDIERGLRGLMDVDMLLRHFDVTVGEPFWQALPQRAAQMDLAKPLYLALRYGRILLHTPIPAAVDMAMAAFAPARWRLAGLDALIIRALIPGSPEGAGGLNPAGKLLLYLRGHWMRMPPGLLLSHLTRKGARRWGPHVWHRRTV, encoded by the coding sequence ATGGGCAATACCCATGACAGCATAACAACGCACCCTGTGCTGCGCGCTTTGCGCGATCCGGCGCAGGTTCCGTTGCTCAGCATCGCCCAGCGCGACGACCTCTACCGGACGTTGCGTCTGGAGGGGCTGCTGCCGCACCTGGGCGCGCGTCTGCGCGATCAGCACGCCGAGGCGTGGGGGCAGTTGCCCGAGCGGGAGCGGGATCTGCTCACCGGAGCGATTGCGTTTGCCGATGATCGCGAACGGATGTTGTGGTGGGAGGCCAATCGCATCCGCCGCGCGCTCGCCGACTGCGCCTTCAAGCCGGTGCTGCTCAAGGGCGCGGCCTATGCGCTGGCGGGGTTGCCCAACGCGCGCGGGCGACTGGCGGCGGACGTGGACATTCTGGTGGCCGAGGCGGAGCTGGCGGCGGCGGAGGCGGCGTTTCTGGCCCATGGCTGGGAGCATGTGAAGCTGGATGAGTACGATCAACGCTACTACCGCGAGTGGATGCACGAGTTGCCCCCGCTGCGCCACAAAGGCCGCCTGACCGAGCTGGATGTACACCATACAATTCTGCCGCGCACGGCGCGTCTGAAACCCGATGCGGCGCAACTGCTGGCGCAGGCGGTCCCCCTCAATGATGATCCGGCGTGGCGCGGTTTCACCCGCTTGAGCGATTGCGATCTGGTGCTGCACGCGGCCACCCACCTGTTCCATGACGGCGATATCGAACGCGGCCTGCGCGGGCTGATGGATGTGGATATGCTGCTGCGCCATTTCGACGTCACCGTCGGGGAGCCGTTCTGGCAGGCGCTGCCTCAGCGCGCGGCGCAGATGGATCTGGCCAAGCCGCTCTATTTGGCGCTGCGCTATGGGCGGATTCTGCTGCACACGCCGATTCCCGCAGCGGTGGATATGGCCATGGCGGCGTTCGCCCCGGCGCGCTGGCGGTTGGCGGGGCTGGACGCGCTGATCATTCGCGCGCTGATTCCCGGGTCGCCGGAGGGGGCGGGGGGATTGAATCCGGCGGGCAAACTGCTGCTCTATCTGCGCGGCCACTGGATGCGCATGCCGCCGGGGCTGCTGCTGTCACATCTGACGCGCAAAGGGGCGCGTCGCTGGGGGCCCCATGTGTGGCATCGTCGGACTGTTTGA
- a CDS encoding XrtA/PEP-CTERM system amidotransferase: MCGIVGLFDRHSAARAPQEATLRAMNAAIAHRGPDGDGVHCEAGAGLGHRRLAIIDLEGGVQPLFNDEIGDFAIVFNGEIYNHRELAAELTGLGHIFHTRSDTEAILRAYMQWGADCVARLRGMFAFAIHDRRAGRLLLARDRLGMKPLYYSALNDGWLLFASEIGALLRHPDVKREIDPAALSDYLAYGYVPDPLSIYRGVGKLPPACLLDVQRGKPLPEPVRYWDLEYAPRQLSDAEALDELRAQLRDAVDSHLISDVPVGAFLSGGVDSAAVTAQMASLLTEPVRACTIGFDADAFDETPQARQAAAHLGAEHHLLMAQSDRFDLLDALAETYGEPFADSSALPTWLVCQLARTQTKVVLSGDGGDETLGGYARYRFYLNEERVRARIPAGVRRALFGPLGAIYPKLDWAPRGLRAKSTLQALARDAVEAVFHGVSVLDDDQRAALLSDDLQRAVAETPPVRHLHAAAARRDSHDSFLSRTLYGDLHTFLAGRVLVKVDRASMAHGLEVRAPLLDYRWAEWSARLPDPMKIRHGRGKWLLREGVAPLLPPGYLEQPKRGFSIPLAQWLRGPLKGRLLDALAAPALRQSGWFNLGQLDRLAAEHLTGRRDHGAALWSLLQLEAFLRRVHQGFDAASS, encoded by the coding sequence ATGTGTGGCATCGTCGGACTGTTTGATCGCCACAGCGCCGCGCGGGCGCCGCAGGAGGCGACTCTGCGCGCCATGAACGCCGCCATCGCCCATCGCGGCCCCGACGGCGATGGCGTGCATTGTGAAGCGGGCGCAGGGCTGGGCCATCGCCGCTTGGCCATCATCGACCTGGAGGGCGGCGTACAGCCGCTGTTCAACGATGAGATCGGCGACTTCGCCATCGTCTTTAATGGCGAAATCTATAACCACCGCGAGTTGGCCGCCGAATTGACCGGATTGGGCCATATCTTCCATACCCGCTCCGATACCGAGGCGATTCTGCGCGCCTATATGCAGTGGGGGGCCGACTGCGTGGCCCGTCTGCGTGGCATGTTCGCCTTCGCCATCCACGACCGCCGCGCCGGGCGGCTGCTGCTGGCGCGGGATCGGCTGGGGATGAAGCCGCTCTATTACTCGGCGCTGAACGACGGCTGGCTGCTGTTTGCCTCCGAGATCGGCGCGTTGCTGCGCCATCCGGACGTCAAACGGGAGATCGACCCGGCGGCGCTATCGGACTATCTGGCCTATGGCTATGTGCCGGACCCGCTCTCCATCTATCGCGGCGTGGGCAAACTGCCGCCCGCCTGCTTGCTGGATGTGCAACGCGGTAAGCCGTTGCCGGAACCTGTGCGCTATTGGGATCTGGAGTATGCGCCGCGCCAACTCAGCGACGCCGAGGCCCTCGACGAGCTGCGCGCGCAACTGCGTGATGCGGTGGATTCGCACCTGATCAGCGACGTGCCGGTGGGGGCGTTCCTCTCCGGTGGGGTGGACTCCGCTGCGGTCACCGCACAGATGGCAAGCCTGCTGACGGAGCCGGTGCGCGCCTGCACCATCGGCTTCGACGCCGACGCCTTTGACGAAACCCCGCAAGCGCGTCAGGCGGCGGCGCATCTGGGGGCCGAACACCATCTGCTGATGGCCCAGTCCGACCGCTTCGACCTGCTCGATGCGCTGGCCGAGACCTACGGCGAGCCCTTCGCCGACAGCTCGGCGCTACCGACCTGGTTGGTGTGCCAACTGGCGCGCACTCAGACTAAAGTCGTCCTCTCCGGCGACGGCGGCGACGAGACCCTGGGCGGCTATGCGCGCTATCGCTTTTACCTCAATGAGGAGCGGGTGCGCGCGCGCATCCCGGCGGGGGTGCGGCGGGCGCTGTTCGGGCCGTTGGGGGCGATTTACCCCAAGCTGGATTGGGCGCCGCGCGGCTTACGCGCCAAGAGCACCTTGCAAGCGCTGGCGCGGGATGCGGTGGAGGCGGTGTTCCATGGGGTGAGCGTATTGGATGATGATCAGCGTGCGGCGCTGCTATCAGACGATTTGCAGCGCGCCGTGGCCGAGACGCCGCCGGTGCGCCATCTGCACGCGGCGGCGGCGCGGCGCGATTCGCACGATTCCTTCCTCTCGCGCACATTGTACGGAGATCTGCACACCTTCCTGGCCGGGCGGGTGTTGGTGAAGGTGGATCGCGCCAGCATGGCCCACGGCCTGGAGGTGCGCGCGCCGCTGCTGGACTATCGTTGGGCCGAGTGGAGCGCGCGCCTGCCGGACCCGATGAAAATCCGCCATGGACGCGGCAAATGGTTGTTGCGGGAGGGCGTCGCGCCCCTGTTGCCGCCGGGCTATCTGGAGCAGCCCAAACGCGGCTTTTCCATTCCTCTGGCGCAGTGGCTGCGCGGCCCGCTCAAGGGGCGTCTGCTGGATGCGCTGGCCGCGCCCGCGCTGCGGCAGTCGGGCTGGTTCAATCTGGGGCAACTGGATCGTCTGGCCGCTGAACACCTCACAGGCCGCCGCGACCACGGCGCGGCGCTGTGGAGCCTGCTGCAACTGGAGGCGTTCCTGCGCCGCGTGCATCAGGGGTTTGACGCGGCCTCTTCCTGA
- a CDS encoding GGDEF domain-containing protein, which translates to MMTALPLTQRNLSEQMKITDREIEERKRLLHFTDSDAAVLKSYKEMVAKKLEDIVARFYYQQQQIPEVELLIGDRETFRRLHQSMKNYIMELFGGYYDREYVDKRLRIGKVHKRIGVEPKLYISAVGILQEILDQELRGGLSNTSEEVCAQCNDLRLALHRLLLFDIQLVFDTYISSLISEVDAAKSQVERYAESLEGVVAERTQQLEKLSSTDELTQLLNQRTFFSVLRREIARAEQNRHPVCLVYFDLNGFKKLNDSQGHSAGDNLLALVGHNAANAIRSFDTAFRYGGDEFCIVLPETELATAVKICQRMANAFDQQDTKKVTFSIGIAQIGPQQFTDVDSFVRQADSLMYEAKAASKKKTGHYIRYDDKMMDPEEVAQEEAASNP; encoded by the coding sequence ATGATGACAGCGCTGCCGCTTACCCAGCGCAACCTCTCTGAACAGATGAAAATAACCGACCGCGAAATCGAGGAACGCAAAAGGCTGTTGCACTTCACCGACAGCGACGCCGCAGTGCTGAAGTCCTATAAAGAGATGGTGGCAAAAAAGTTGGAGGATATCGTCGCCCGCTTTTACTACCAGCAGCAGCAAATTCCCGAAGTAGAGTTGCTTATCGGAGACCGGGAGACCTTCCGCCGCCTACACCAATCCATGAAGAACTACATCATGGAGCTATTTGGCGGCTACTACGATCGTGAGTATGTGGATAAGCGTCTGCGCATCGGCAAGGTGCACAAGCGCATCGGCGTTGAGCCCAAGCTCTATATTTCCGCAGTGGGCATACTCCAAGAGATCCTCGATCAGGAGCTTCGTGGAGGGCTCAGTAATACGAGTGAAGAGGTGTGCGCGCAATGCAACGACCTGCGGCTCGCCCTACATCGCCTGCTTCTTTTTGATATTCAACTGGTGTTCGACACCTATATCAGTAGCTTGATCTCCGAGGTGGACGCCGCCAAGAGTCAAGTGGAGCGATACGCCGAGAGCTTGGAAGGGGTGGTGGCCGAACGCACCCAACAGTTGGAGAAGCTCTCCTCCACCGACGAGCTCACCCAATTGCTCAACCAACGCACCTTCTTCTCGGTGCTGCGACGGGAGATCGCCCGCGCTGAGCAGAATCGCCATCCGGTCTGTCTGGTCTACTTCGACCTCAACGGCTTTAAGAAGCTCAACGACTCCCAGGGCCACAGCGCCGGGGATAACCTGTTGGCGCTGGTGGGGCACAACGCAGCCAACGCCATCCGCTCGTTTGATACAGCATTCCGTTACGGCGGCGATGAGTTCTGCATCGTACTACCCGAGACGGAGCTGGCTACCGCCGTGAAAATCTGCCAACGCATGGCCAACGCATTTGATCAGCAAGATACAAAAAAGGTGACTTTCAGCATCGGCATCGCCCAGATCGGTCCTCAGCAGTTCACCGATGTGGACAGCTTTGTGCGCCAAGCAGACTCGCTGATGTACGAAGCCAAGGCCGCTTCGAAGAAAAAAACCGGTCACTACATTCGCTATGACGACAAGATGATGGACCCGGAGGAGGTCGCTCAGGAAGAGGCCGCGTCAAACCCCTGA
- a CDS encoding sodium-translocating pyrophosphatase: protein MSEPIFWLAPLGAVMALFFAWKFYGEMLAWDEGDELMRKIAGHVRDGAMAYLRQQYKVMLLVFVVLAGLFAWLAYGMNLQTHWLPYTFLCGGFFSALAGYFGMRTATAAASRTAAAARQSLPAALQVSFRSGAVMGLVVVGLGLGNVAAWFVLADLLMPASADAGGRMVLITTTILTFGMGASLQALFSRVGGGIYTKAADVGADLVGKVEAGIPEDDPRNPAVIADNVGDNVGDVAGMGADLFESYCGSILAACALGAAAFVATPDAQLKAIVAPMAIAGIGIMLSIIGVFAVKTEEGADQHMLLAALGRGIHISAIFIVLASGLLLWLLDMPNAMGVWGAVVTGLVTGIIVGRATEYSTATTFKPTQHIAAQAEGGPATVIIAGVGVGMLSTAIPVLVVGAGTLLAFFLASGLDFANMTQGLYGVAIAAVGMLSTLGVTLASDAYGPIADNAGGNAEMAGLGPEVRNRTDALDSLGNTTAATGKGFAIGSAALTALALTASYLEVVRFELLKNGIDQLALPGGQMVATAQAQLADFMIYFNITLLNPKVLAAMFVGSMMAFVFSGLTIMAVGRAAGMMVEEVRRQFRETPGILEGKAEPDYARCVAISTVGAQREMLFPSILAVLTPVLTGALLGVAGVVGLLTGGLSAGFVLAIFLSNSGGAWDNAKKYIESGRHGGKNSLAHRASVIGDTVGDPFKDTSGPSLNILIKLMSTVAIIMAGVTVSFHLM, encoded by the coding sequence ATGTCTGAGCCCATCTTCTGGCTGGCCCCCCTCGGCGCCGTCATGGCCCTGTTCTTTGCCTGGAAATTCTACGGCGAAATGCTCGCCTGGGACGAAGGCGACGAGCTTATGCGCAAAATCGCCGGCCACGTGCGCGACGGCGCCATGGCCTATCTGCGCCAACAATACAAAGTGATGCTGCTGGTGTTTGTGGTGTTGGCGGGGCTGTTTGCGTGGCTCGCCTACGGCATGAATCTGCAGACCCATTGGCTGCCCTACACCTTCCTGTGCGGCGGCTTCTTCTCGGCCCTGGCCGGATACTTCGGCATGCGCACCGCCACCGCGGCGGCCTCGCGCACTGCGGCGGCGGCGCGGCAGTCACTGCCTGCGGCTCTCCAAGTCTCATTCCGCTCCGGCGCGGTGATGGGTCTGGTGGTGGTGGGGCTGGGACTGGGCAACGTGGCGGCGTGGTTCGTGCTGGCCGATCTGCTGATGCCCGCCAGCGCCGACGCAGGCGGACGCATGGTGCTGATCACCACCACCATCCTCACCTTCGGCATGGGCGCGTCGCTGCAGGCGCTGTTCTCACGGGTGGGCGGCGGCATCTACACCAAGGCCGCCGACGTCGGCGCCGACCTGGTGGGCAAGGTGGAGGCCGGGATTCCTGAGGACGACCCGCGCAACCCGGCGGTGATTGCCGATAACGTCGGCGACAATGTCGGCGATGTGGCGGGCATGGGCGCAGACCTGTTCGAATCCTACTGCGGCTCGATTCTGGCCGCCTGCGCGTTGGGCGCGGCGGCGTTCGTCGCCACCCCCGACGCCCAGCTCAAAGCCATTGTCGCGCCCATGGCCATCGCTGGGATCGGCATCATGCTCTCCATCATCGGCGTGTTCGCGGTCAAGACCGAAGAGGGCGCCGACCAACACATGCTGCTGGCGGCGTTGGGACGCGGCATCCACATCAGCGCCATCTTCATCGTGCTGGCGTCGGGCCTGCTGCTGTGGCTGCTGGATATGCCCAACGCCATGGGCGTGTGGGGCGCGGTGGTCACCGGTCTGGTCACCGGCATCATCGTCGGGCGCGCCACCGAATACTCCACCGCCACCACCTTCAAACCCACCCAGCACATCGCCGCCCAGGCCGAAGGCGGCCCGGCCACGGTGATCATCGCCGGGGTGGGCGTGGGCATGCTCTCCACCGCCATCCCGGTGCTGGTGGTGGGCGCGGGCACGCTGCTGGCCTTCTTCCTGGCCTCGGGCCTCGACTTCGCCAACATGACCCAAGGGCTCTACGGCGTGGCCATCGCCGCGGTGGGGATGCTCTCCACCCTGGGGGTGACCCTGGCCAGCGACGCCTACGGCCCCATCGCCGATAACGCCGGCGGCAACGCTGAAATGGCGGGCCTGGGCCCCGAGGTGCGCAACCGCACCGACGCCCTGGACAGCCTGGGCAACACCACCGCCGCCACCGGCAAGGGCTTCGCCATCGGCTCGGCGGCGCTCACCGCGCTGGCGCTCACCGCCTCCTACCTGGAGGTGGTGCGCTTCGAGCTACTGAAGAACGGCATCGACCAACTGGCCCTGCCCGGCGGGCAGATGGTGGCCACCGCGCAAGCCCAGCTGGCCGACTTCATGATCTACTTCAACATCACCCTGCTCAACCCCAAGGTGCTGGCGGCGATGTTCGTCGGCTCGATGATGGCGTTTGTGTTCAGCGGCCTAACCATCATGGCGGTGGGCCGCGCAGCGGGCATGATGGTGGAGGAGGTGCGCCGCCAGTTCCGTGAAACCCCTGGCATCCTGGAGGGCAAGGCGGAGCCCGATTACGCCCGCTGCGTGGCCATCTCCACTGTCGGCGCCCAGCGTGAAATGCTGTTCCCATCGATTCTGGCGGTGCTGACCCCGGTGCTCACCGGCGCGCTGCTGGGGGTGGCCGGGGTGGTGGGTCTGCTCACCGGCGGTCTCTCCGCCGGGTTCGTGCTGGCGATTTTCCTCTCCAACTCCGGCGGCGCGTGGGACAACGCCAAGAAGTACATCGAATCCGGTCGCCACGGCGGCAAAAACTCCCTGGCCCACCGCGCCTCGGTGATCGGCGACACCGTGGGCGATCCGTTCAAGGACACCTCCGGGCCGAGCCTGAACATCCTCATCAAACTCATGAGCACCGTGGCCATCATCATGGCCGGGGTCACCGTGTCGTTCCACTTGATGTAA
- a CDS encoding NAD(P)H-hydrate dehydratase, with translation MPPLLTAAQMSAADRKTIERIGLPGAVLMENAGAACVEILLARLPELATGRGRVLILAGRGNNGGDGFVIARRLMQAGAGVTLWLFGELDHLRGDAALHAQVFVNLGGTVRTIADAADIEAGRGALSHATAVVDAVFGTGLQRPVSGIIASAFEQVIASGKPVLAVDIPSGVSADDGSILGTALPARWTVTFAAKKIGHVAHPGAALCGETTCAPIGIPDDLLTIAEHTVAENTLADLNPPARLQAGHKGSFGHLLIVGGSPGKAGAPALTALGAQRMGPGLLSIAAPRGVRPEAAQFCPEAMTLNLPESESGEIGAAPWEAIAASGIKPAGLAMGPGLGQGEATAAAVLGLLARYDIPTVADADALNALAREPIALAQVLEQRRAPLILTPHPGEMARLINKEVASVQAARLPLARETAQRWGVWLLLKGAGSVIAAPDGRVWINSTGNHGLAAGGSGDLLTGIVAGLLSQGWSAEQALRAGVYWHGRAADLVAEKRGAAGLAARDLLPELQRLRNGVAE, from the coding sequence ATGCCGCCGCTATTGACCGCCGCACAGATGAGCGCCGCCGACCGCAAGACCATCGAGCGGATCGGCCTGCCCGGCGCGGTGCTGATGGAGAACGCCGGGGCCGCCTGCGTTGAAATCCTCCTGGCGCGCCTGCCTGAACTGGCCACGGGACGTGGGCGCGTGTTGATTTTGGCCGGACGCGGCAACAATGGCGGCGACGGCTTCGTCATCGCCCGTCGCCTGATGCAGGCGGGGGCGGGCGTCACGCTGTGGCTGTTCGGCGAACTGGATCACCTGCGCGGCGATGCGGCGCTGCACGCCCAAGTGTTTGTCAATCTCGGCGGAACAGTGCGCACCATCGCCGATGCAGCGGATATCGAGGCCGGGCGCGGCGCTCTGAGCCACGCCACGGCGGTGGTGGATGCGGTGTTCGGCACCGGGCTGCAACGTCCGGTGAGCGGGATCATCGCCAGCGCCTTTGAGCAGGTGATCGCCTCCGGCAAGCCGGTGCTGGCGGTGGATATCCCCTCCGGGGTGAGCGCCGATGACGGCTCGATTCTGGGAACCGCGCTGCCCGCGCGCTGGACGGTGACGTTTGCGGCGAAAAAGATCGGCCACGTCGCCCATCCGGGCGCGGCGCTGTGCGGCGAGACCACCTGCGCGCCCATCGGCATCCCGGATGATCTCCTCACCATTGCCGAACACACCGTGGCGGAGAATACGCTGGCGGATCTGAACCCACCAGCGCGTCTACAGGCGGGCCACAAGGGCAGCTTCGGCCATCTGCTGATTGTGGGCGGCTCCCCCGGCAAGGCAGGGGCCCCGGCCCTCACCGCTTTGGGGGCGCAACGCATGGGACCGGGCCTGTTGAGCATCGCTGCGCCGCGCGGCGTGCGGCCTGAAGCGGCGCAGTTCTGCCCCGAAGCGATGACCCTCAATCTGCCGGAATCCGAATCAGGCGAAATCGGCGCCGCGCCGTGGGAGGCGATTGCCGCGTCGGGCATCAAACCGGCGGGGCTGGCCATGGGTCCGGGGTTGGGCCAGGGCGAAGCGACGGCGGCGGCGGTGTTGGGGTTGCTGGCGCGTTACGACATCCCCACGGTGGCCGACGCCGACGCTCTCAACGCATTGGCGCGGGAGCCCATCGCGCTGGCGCAGGTGTTGGAGCAGCGCCGCGCGCCGCTGATTCTCACCCCGCACCCGGGAGAGATGGCGCGCCTGATCAATAAAGAGGTGGCCAGCGTGCAGGCGGCGCGGCTGCCGTTGGCGCGGGAGACGGCGCAGCGTTGGGGGGTGTGGCTGCTGCTCAAGGGGGCCGGGTCGGTGATCGCCGCCCCCGATGGCCGCGTGTGGATCAACTCCACCGGCAACCACGGATTGGCGGCGGGGGGCTCGGGGGATCTGCTCACGGGCATCGTCGCCGGACTGCTCAGTCAGGGCTGGAGCGCCGAGCAGGCGCTGCGCGCGGGGGTCTACTGGCATGGCCGCGCGGCGGATCTGGTGGCGGAGAAGCGCGGCGCGGCGGGGCTGGCGGCGCGGGATCTGCTGCCGGAGCTGCAACGACTGCGCAATGGCGTGGCGGAGTAA
- a CDS encoding ATP-binding cassette domain-containing protein, giving the protein MTQSVIQAQALRKRYGGANAVDGISFEVTANECFGILGPNGAGKSTTLRMITGLTPKDGGELNLFGQPMDPANRELPLRVGVVSQDDNLDDDLSVAENLLVYGRYFGLSDAVMRPRVGELLEFAQLSDRAERPVRSLSGGMKRRLVIARSLVAEPELVILDEPTTGLDPQARHLIWQRLRALKERGITLLLTTHYMEEAAQLCDRLLILNHGRILDMGAPRALIQRHVEPEVVEIRAEGGGLDHAAFAHLPGRQVHAGDTLFCHVERAGPVFEALGDRPDLTVLARPANLEDVFLKLTGRELRD; this is encoded by the coding sequence ATGACTCAATCGGTGATTCAGGCGCAGGCTCTGCGCAAACGGTATGGCGGCGCCAATGCGGTGGACGGCATCTCCTTTGAGGTGACCGCCAATGAGTGTTTCGGCATTCTCGGTCCCAACGGCGCGGGCAAATCCACCACCCTGCGCATGATCACCGGCCTCACCCCCAAGGATGGCGGCGAACTTAATCTGTTTGGCCAGCCCATGGACCCGGCCAATCGCGAATTGCCGCTGCGGGTGGGGGTGGTGTCGCAGGATGACAATCTGGATGACGACCTCTCCGTGGCGGAGAATCTGCTGGTTTATGGGCGTTACTTCGGGCTGTCTGACGCCGTAATGCGGCCTCGGGTGGGAGAGCTGCTGGAGTTTGCGCAGTTGAGCGACCGCGCAGAGCGTCCGGTGCGTTCGCTTTCGGGGGGCATGAAGCGGCGGCTGGTGATTGCGCGGTCGCTGGTGGCGGAGCCGGAGTTGGTGATTCTGGACGAGCCCACCACGGGTCTCGACCCTCAGGCGCGACATCTGATCTGGCAGCGTTTGCGGGCGTTGAAAGAGCGCGGCATCACGCTATTGCTCACCACCCACTATATGGAGGAGGCGGCGCAGTTGTGCGACCGGCTGCTGATCCTCAACCATGGGCGGATTTTGGACATGGGCGCGCCGCGGGCGTTGATTCAGCGTCATGTGGAGCCGGAGGTGGTGGAGATTCGCGCGGAGGGGGGCGGATTGGATCATGCGGCGTTTGCGCATCTGCCGGGGCGGCAGGTGCATGCGGGGGATACGCTATTTTGTCATGTGGAGCGGGCGGGGCCGGTGTTTGAGGCGTTGGGCGATCGTCCGGATTTGACGGTGCTGGCGCGTCCGGCGAATTTGGAGGATGTGTTTCTCAAGCTGACGGGGCGTGAGCTCAGGGATTGA